A genome region from Corynebacterium uberis includes the following:
- a CDS encoding ABC transporter ATP-binding protein, with protein MGEQLCATGLGVRLGSTDILTAVTLPPLRPGEVTALIGPNGSGKSTLLRALAGLHRHTGTVTGPQPLYLPQDPPPHSALSVFESVVVARQQAARGLAGLRVSPQVRDDVAGVLHQLDLSALADRPMAQLSGGQRQLVSFAQAVIRRPRVLLLDEPTSALDLRNQLMLLGHIRDFAAAGPAAVLVALHDLGQAARFCHRAVVLHRGAVHSSGTPQEVITPQMLAQVYRVSATVTPTADGGLAVEASQAL; from the coding sequence ATGGGCGAACAACTCTGCGCCACCGGACTGGGCGTGCGCCTAGGATCCACCGACATCCTCACGGCGGTCACCCTCCCGCCGCTGCGCCCGGGTGAGGTCACCGCGCTCATCGGGCCGAACGGCTCCGGCAAATCCACCCTCCTGCGCGCCCTGGCCGGCCTGCACCGCCACACCGGCACCGTCACCGGGCCCCAGCCGCTCTACCTGCCGCAGGACCCGCCGCCGCACAGCGCGCTCAGCGTCTTCGAATCCGTCGTGGTGGCCCGCCAACAGGCCGCCCGCGGACTCGCCGGACTGCGCGTCTCACCGCAGGTGCGTGACGACGTCGCCGGGGTGCTGCACCAGCTCGACTTAAGCGCCCTGGCGGATCGGCCCATGGCCCAACTGTCCGGCGGGCAACGCCAACTGGTCAGCTTCGCCCAGGCGGTCATCCGCCGCCCCCGCGTCCTGCTCCTCGACGAGCCCACCAGCGCCCTCGACCTGCGCAACCAGCTCATGCTGCTCGGCCACATCCGGGACTTCGCCGCCGCCGGGCCCGCCGCCGTCCTGGTTGCCCTCCACGACCTCGGCCAGGCCGCGCGCTTTTGCCACCGCGCAGTGGTCCTCCACCGCGGCGCGGTCCACTCCAGCGGGACCCCGCAGGAAGTCATCACACCGCAGATGCTCGCCCAGGTCTACCGGGTTTCCGCCACGGTCACCCCCACCGCCGACGGCGGGCTGGCCGTGGAGGCCTCCCAGGCGCTGTGA
- a CDS encoding FecCD family ABC transporter permease: MTAAHPRQQQAHASLAAFRRAGRRKLWIVVALAVLLVAAALADFFIGSGRMSPGQALYVLTHRGQVAPVARQIVFDIRLPMTLTAVLVGVALAAAGAQMQTILGNPLAEPYTLGISAAAGFGAALAAVTGFGATAVGAALGMAGSAWVCAIGACALIVIFARMRGSGAESMILLGIALVFLFDALLALMQYVASETQLEQVVFWTLGALTRATWAQIATLAVVTSCCLAGFYANAWKLTAFRMGDERARALGVRVDRVRTLTLVGVSLMAATAVSMAGTIGFIGLVGPHVARILVGEEQRYFLTASLLSGGVLLTSASVVSKLIQPGVILPVGIITAIVGVPVFMVIIMSTRRRNWG; the protein is encoded by the coding sequence GTGACGGCGGCGCACCCCCGCCAGCAGCAGGCGCACGCCTCCCTGGCGGCCTTTCGCCGCGCCGGCAGGCGCAAGCTGTGGATCGTCGTCGCCCTGGCGGTCCTGCTCGTGGCCGCCGCGCTGGCAGACTTCTTCATCGGCAGCGGCCGGATGAGCCCCGGCCAGGCGCTCTACGTGCTCACCCACCGCGGGCAGGTCGCCCCGGTGGCGCGCCAGATCGTCTTTGACATCCGGCTGCCCATGACGCTGACGGCGGTGCTCGTGGGCGTGGCGCTGGCGGCGGCGGGCGCCCAGATGCAAACCATCCTGGGTAACCCGCTGGCCGAACCCTACACGCTGGGCATTTCCGCGGCGGCGGGCTTCGGCGCGGCGCTGGCGGCGGTCACCGGTTTCGGGGCCACCGCGGTGGGCGCGGCGCTGGGCATGGCGGGCAGCGCGTGGGTGTGCGCCATCGGCGCGTGCGCGCTCATCGTCATCTTTGCGCGGATGCGCGGCTCCGGGGCAGAAAGCATGATCCTGCTGGGCATCGCCCTGGTCTTCCTTTTCGACGCCCTGCTCGCCCTCATGCAGTACGTGGCCTCAGAAACGCAGCTTGAGCAGGTGGTCTTCTGGACGCTCGGCGCCCTGACCCGGGCCACCTGGGCCCAGATTGCCACCCTGGCGGTGGTCACCAGCTGCTGCCTGGCGGGCTTCTACGCCAACGCCTGGAAGCTCACCGCGTTTCGCATGGGCGATGAGCGCGCCCGGGCGCTGGGTGTGCGCGTGGACCGGGTGCGCACGCTCACCCTCGTGGGGGTCTCCCTCATGGCCGCCACCGCGGTGTCCATGGCCGGAACCATCGGGTTCATCGGCCTGGTGGGCCCGCACGTGGCGCGCATCCTCGTCGGCGAGGAGCAGCGCTACTTCCTCACCGCCTCGCTGCTGTCCGGCGGGGTGCTGCTCACCAGCGCCTCGGTGGTGTCCAAGCTCATCCAGCCGGGCGTGATCCTGCCGGTGGGCATCATCACCGCGATCGTCGGCGTGCCCGTCTTCATGGTCATCATCATGTCCACTCGACGCCGGAACTGGGGGTGA
- a CDS encoding SDR family oxidoreductase — MTKTALITGGSSGIGAASARALAADGWRVIVAARRKQLIDAVAAETAGIAHELDVTSQDSVDELAAWVDAEIGALDLLVNNAGGAKGLDAVRDADIAGWRWMYETNVLGTLRVSNALRPALLAAPAGQIITIGSIAGLEPYVGGAGYNAAKFGVRALTRVQRLEEAADGARLRVTEIDPGRVHTDFSLIRFDGDAERAAAVYEGHLNLTAEDIAESVRWVASLPDHVNVDRIHIMPRDQV; from the coding sequence ATGACTAAAACCGCACTGATCACGGGGGGCTCGTCCGGAATCGGCGCCGCCAGCGCCCGCGCCCTGGCTGCCGACGGCTGGCGCGTCATCGTCGCCGCCCGGCGCAAGCAGCTTATCGACGCCGTCGCCGCCGAGACCGCAGGCATCGCCCACGAGCTCGACGTCACCTCTCAAGACTCCGTCGACGAGCTGGCCGCCTGGGTGGATGCTGAAATCGGCGCCCTCGACCTGCTGGTCAACAACGCCGGCGGGGCCAAGGGGCTCGACGCGGTGCGCGACGCGGACATCGCCGGCTGGCGGTGGATGTATGAGACCAACGTGCTGGGCACCCTGCGCGTATCCAACGCCCTGCGCCCCGCCCTGCTGGCCGCCCCCGCCGGGCAGATCATCACCATCGGCTCGATCGCCGGGTTGGAACCCTACGTCGGCGGCGCCGGCTACAACGCCGCGAAGTTCGGCGTCCGCGCGCTCACCCGCGTCCAACGCCTCGAGGAGGCCGCCGACGGCGCCCGCCTGCGCGTCACCGAAATCGACCCCGGCCGGGTGCACACGGACTTCTCGCTGATCCGCTTCGACGGCGATGCCGAGCGCGCTGCCGCCGTCTACGAGGGCCACCTCAACCTCACCGCCGAAGACATCGCCGAATCCGTGCGCTGGGTGGCCAGCCTGCCCGACCACGTCAACGTGGACCGCATCCACATCATGCCCCGCGACCAGGTCTAG
- a CDS encoding RNA-binding S4 domain-containing protein, whose amino-acid sequence MQSFEVAIRDESIKLGQFLKLAALAATGGEAKAAIAAGEVLVDGQPCTQRGHVLRPGDVVEFSGQRATVVAEDDQDYFDEATANDDFDPEKWRNL is encoded by the coding sequence ATGCAGTCCTTTGAGGTAGCCATCCGCGATGAGTCCATCAAACTGGGCCAGTTTCTCAAGCTCGCCGCCCTGGCGGCCACGGGCGGTGAGGCCAAGGCGGCCATCGCCGCAGGCGAGGTCCTGGTTGACGGGCAGCCGTGCACGCAGCGCGGCCATGTGCTGCGCCCGGGCGACGTGGTGGAGTTTTCCGGCCAGCGCGCCACGGTGGTCGCGGAGGATGATCAGGACTACTTCGATGAGGCCACCGCCAATGATGACTTCGACCCGGAAAAGTGGAGGAACCTCTAG
- a CDS encoding alpha/beta hydrolase: MTDPQLSEIEQLEVLGSYIDAHYPLPPFTPPWKAQPGDTVDAGPADGWSARLPDRLTHAAMLQLGAGLNHAMPGVAYTQDVPVREVPEASARLYGADWRSATWAVSFHSGGWWRGSGDALELQWRPEVAAAASLSGVPILDVDYPLAPEHTLPEIIAAAEAAVDYARGQGADAVVGWGYSSGGALAVALAPLVDALVLTFPDLDSVPNLPDELRGGVTLAQPQQWPRSLVQIALADEVAAVPEGLKGNDQVPSQITVHRFVARHRVSTPAVARARIRDVAEFLESVHPDAQAQE; encoded by the coding sequence ATGACGGATCCACAGTTGAGTGAGATTGAGCAGCTTGAGGTGTTGGGCAGCTACATCGATGCCCACTATCCTTTGCCCCCGTTTACCCCGCCGTGGAAGGCGCAGCCGGGCGATACCGTGGATGCGGGTCCGGCGGATGGGTGGTCGGCGCGTCTGCCGGATCGGCTGACGCATGCGGCGATGTTGCAGTTGGGTGCGGGGCTGAATCATGCGATGCCGGGGGTGGCGTATACGCAGGATGTGCCTGTTCGGGAGGTTCCGGAGGCGTCTGCCCGGTTGTATGGGGCGGACTGGCGCAGCGCTACGTGGGCGGTGTCGTTCCATTCGGGCGGCTGGTGGCGCGGGTCGGGGGATGCGTTGGAGTTGCAGTGGCGTCCGGAGGTTGCGGCGGCGGCGTCGCTGTCTGGGGTGCCGATCCTTGACGTTGATTATCCGTTGGCCCCGGAACACACCCTGCCGGAGATCATTGCCGCTGCGGAGGCGGCGGTGGATTATGCCCGCGGCCAGGGCGCTGATGCGGTGGTGGGGTGGGGGTATTCCTCCGGCGGTGCGCTTGCGGTGGCGTTGGCCCCGCTTGTCGACGCCCTGGTGCTCACCTTCCCCGATCTTGACTCGGTTCCCAATCTTCCGGACGAGCTGCGCGGTGGGGTGACGTTGGCGCAGCCGCAGCAGTGGCCGCGTTCTTTGGTGCAGATCGCGCTGGCGGATGAGGTTGCGGCGGTGCCCGAGGGCCTGAAGGGCAACGATCAGGTGCCCAGCCAGATCACGGTGCATCGCTTTGTTGCCCGCCATCGGGTGTCTACCCCGGCGGTGGCGCGGGCGCGCATCCGCGATGTGGCGGAGTTTTTGGAGTCCGTGCACCCGGATGCTCAGGCGCAGGAGTAG
- a CDS encoding M13 family metallopeptidase, translating into MNDLYSCVNGPWLASHVIPADRGVDGTFHALRDAAEADVHAIVRDDEGLPGVLFSSFMDTDAITAAGLAPLADDIAQIRAADSPDELARVLGQLDRHGVGAPVGFWVEKDSRGENSVVYLVQSGLGLPDEAYYREEAHAQTLGAYRAHVGRMLSFLVDPSYSDCLNAPLGSLSPTEAADRILDLEAQLASGHWDVVASRDAVKTYNPTPFAQLPPLVAEMLTAAGVPTEDVIVMMPSYLDHLAELFDEEHLEDFRLWAVWHVLLSRAGLLAPEITEANFDFFGRTLSGATEQRDRWKRGVSLVESMVGHEVGKAYVKEHFPASSKEAMLGLVDLLLEAYRERITALEWMTQETKARALEKLKAFRAKIGYPEHPRSYEGLTFSPGGQNLVANVAAAAAFRNDDDLSKVGKPVDRDEWFATPQTVNAFYNPVVNDITFPAAILQPPFFDPEADMAENLGAIGAVIGHEIGHGFDDQGSQYDGQGNLDNWWTDADREAFSALTENLVTQFDGRVPTVLAETGMESRGVNGRFTLGENIGDLGGLGIAVAAYRNYLAAQGQTFADTPARPFPVDGGEPVLAQQDFTGLQRLFLAWARVWRTAIRPEMATQYLAIDPHSPAEFRCNIIAGNVAELYEAFPEIGPDSAMYIAPEDRVTIW; encoded by the coding sequence ATGAATGACCTCTATTCTTGTGTCAACGGACCGTGGTTGGCGTCTCATGTGATTCCTGCTGATCGGGGGGTGGATGGGACTTTCCATGCGCTTCGCGACGCCGCCGAAGCCGACGTTCACGCCATCGTGCGCGACGACGAGGGGCTTCCTGGCGTGCTGTTTTCCTCCTTCATGGACACAGACGCCATCACGGCGGCCGGCCTGGCGCCGCTGGCAGACGACATCGCGCAGATCCGGGCGGCCGACAGCCCAGACGAGCTAGCCCGAGTCCTGGGACAGTTGGACCGCCACGGGGTGGGCGCCCCAGTGGGCTTTTGGGTGGAGAAGGATTCCCGAGGGGAAAACTCCGTGGTCTACCTGGTGCAGTCCGGGTTGGGATTGCCGGATGAGGCCTACTACCGGGAGGAGGCACACGCCCAAACCTTGGGCGCCTACCGCGCGCATGTGGGCCGGATGCTCTCCTTCCTTGTTGACCCTTCCTATTCAGACTGTCTGAACGCCCCCCTTGGTTCCCTGTCGCCGACCGAGGCTGCCGATCGCATCCTGGACCTGGAGGCGCAGCTGGCCAGCGGCCACTGGGATGTGGTGGCCAGCCGGGATGCAGTCAAGACCTATAACCCCACCCCGTTCGCGCAGCTGCCGCCGCTGGTCGCGGAGATGCTCACCGCCGCCGGGGTGCCCACAGAAGACGTCATTGTCATGATGCCGTCCTACCTGGATCACCTGGCCGAGCTCTTCGACGAGGAGCACCTGGAGGACTTCCGCCTGTGGGCCGTGTGGCACGTGCTGCTCAGCCGAGCGGGCCTGCTGGCCCCGGAGATCACGGAGGCGAACTTTGATTTCTTTGGCCGCACCTTGTCCGGGGCGACCGAGCAGCGCGACCGCTGGAAGCGCGGGGTGTCTCTGGTGGAGTCCATGGTGGGCCATGAGGTGGGCAAGGCCTACGTCAAGGAGCACTTCCCGGCCTCGTCCAAGGAGGCCATGCTGGGCCTGGTGGACCTGCTGTTGGAGGCCTACCGGGAGCGCATCACGGCCCTGGAGTGGATGACGCAGGAGACCAAGGCGCGCGCGCTGGAGAAGCTGAAGGCGTTCCGGGCGAAGATCGGCTACCCGGAGCATCCGCGCAGCTACGAGGGCCTGACTTTTAGCCCCGGCGGGCAGAATCTGGTGGCCAACGTGGCGGCCGCGGCGGCGTTTCGCAACGATGATGACCTGTCCAAGGTGGGCAAGCCGGTCGACCGGGACGAGTGGTTTGCCACCCCGCAGACGGTCAACGCCTTTTATAACCCGGTGGTCAATGACATCACCTTCCCGGCCGCGATTTTGCAGCCGCCCTTCTTTGACCCGGAGGCGGACATGGCGGAGAACCTGGGCGCCATTGGCGCGGTGATTGGCCATGAGATCGGTCACGGTTTTGATGACCAGGGCTCCCAGTATGACGGACAGGGCAACCTGGATAACTGGTGGACGGACGCGGACCGGGAGGCGTTTAGTGCGCTGACGGAGAACCTGGTCACCCAGTTCGACGGCCGGGTGCCCACCGTCCTGGCGGAGACTGGCATGGAAAGCCGGGGCGTCAATGGGCGCTTCACGCTGGGTGAGAACATCGGTGACCTGGGTGGTTTGGGTATCGCCGTGGCGGCGTATCGCAATTACCTTGCCGCCCAGGGGCAGACTTTTGCGGATACCCCGGCGCGCCCGTTCCCGGTCGACGGCGGCGAGCCGGTCCTGGCGCAGCAGGACTTCACGGGCCTCCAGCGGCTGTTTTTGGCGTGGGCGCGGGTGTGGCGCACGGCGATCCGCCCGGAGATGGCCACGCAGTATTTGGCCATTGATCCGCACTCGCCGGCGGAGTTCCGGTGCAATATCATCGCCGGGAATGTGGCGGAACTCTATGAGGCTTTCCCGGAGATCGGCCCGGATTCTGCGATGTATATTGCCCCGGAGGACCGGGTGACCATTTGGTAA
- a CDS encoding VOC family protein produces the protein MPAFDAEFGMPIWWELLSSSPRRSTHFYTQVLGWSISPHARHEDYLIARAGGLPVAGIVAQPADAAGPDTWVTYFRARDISRDLRRVEELGGRVLSGPHRVAMGTSAVVADPAGALCGLLQPAGPEHFVAAGEPGTPVWHELTATTNFEAAGDFYHFLFDWMIAQADGYATAVAGGAAFAGLRDASGTGAQVPSFWQSFVGVADLAAAAAAVPGLGGEVLARPQDTPFGRLAVVADSTGAVVTLCEVAPYTDPDPQADAGAEGQDILGLLDQD, from the coding sequence ATGCCCGCCTTCGACGCAGAATTTGGCATGCCCATCTGGTGGGAGCTGCTCAGCTCCTCCCCGCGGCGCTCCACGCACTTTTATACGCAGGTGTTGGGGTGGTCCATCAGCCCCCACGCGCGCCATGAGGACTACCTCATCGCCCGCGCCGGGGGCCTGCCCGTCGCCGGGATTGTGGCCCAGCCCGCCGACGCCGCCGGTCCGGATACCTGGGTGACGTATTTCCGGGCGCGGGACATCTCCCGGGATCTGCGCCGGGTAGAGGAGCTGGGCGGCCGGGTGCTCTCGGGCCCGCACCGGGTGGCCATGGGTACGTCTGCCGTGGTGGCGGATCCGGCGGGGGCGCTGTGCGGGCTGCTGCAACCGGCGGGCCCGGAGCACTTTGTGGCCGCGGGGGAGCCGGGCACCCCGGTGTGGCACGAGCTGACGGCCACCACGAATTTTGAGGCCGCCGGTGACTTCTACCACTTCCTTTTTGACTGGATGATCGCCCAGGCGGACGGCTACGCCACGGCGGTGGCTGGCGGGGCGGCGTTCGCGGGGCTGCGCGACGCCTCGGGCACGGGCGCCCAGGTGCCGAGCTTCTGGCAGAGCTTCGTGGGCGTGGCGGACCTAGCGGCCGCGGCCGCCGCGGTGCCCGGCCTGGGCGGCGAGGTGCTTGCGCGCCCCCAGGACACGCCCTTTGGCCGGCTGGCGGTGGTGGCCGATTCCACCGGCGCGGTGGTCACGCTGTGCGAGGTCGCCCCGTACACGGACCCGGACCCGCAGGCGGACGCCGGTGCAGAAGGCCAAGACATTTTGGGCCTGTTGGATCAGGATTAG
- a CDS encoding LysE family translocator — translation MTLASLTTLLGVWIVALLSPGPDVVAVIRTALRSRRAGVACACGVMTGNAGWITASLAGVAALITAHPHLLAWAQVIGGAYLAWLGYRALRGGLAARGTEAVDLTGASPAAPSLAAAWRYGLSVNLANPKALVFFGAVFAQFVGPEMGWHWGLGVAVAMVAIGLAWFAGLALAAGAAAARIIRYWWLMDAIAGAIFLVLAVAMILGGLRVVVG, via the coding sequence ATGACCCTTGCCTCCCTGACCACCCTGCTCGGCGTATGGATTGTGGCGTTGCTCAGCCCCGGCCCGGACGTGGTCGCCGTCATCCGCACGGCCCTGCGCTCCCGGCGCGCCGGGGTCGCCTGCGCCTGTGGGGTGATGACCGGCAACGCCGGCTGGATCACCGCCAGCCTCGCCGGGGTGGCCGCCCTGATCACCGCCCACCCGCACCTGCTGGCCTGGGCCCAGGTCATCGGCGGGGCCTACCTGGCGTGGCTGGGCTACCGGGCCCTGCGCGGCGGGCTGGCCGCCCGGGGCACAGAGGCGGTCGACCTGACCGGCGCCAGCCCGGCCGCCCCCAGCCTGGCCGCGGCCTGGCGCTACGGGCTGTCTGTCAACCTGGCCAACCCCAAGGCGCTGGTGTTCTTTGGCGCCGTGTTCGCCCAGTTTGTCGGCCCGGAGATGGGCTGGCATTGGGGGCTGGGGGTGGCCGTGGCGATGGTGGCCATCGGGCTGGCCTGGTTCGCCGGGCTGGCGCTGGCTGCCGGGGCGGCCGCCGCGCGCATCATACGATACTGGTGGCTCATGGATGCGATCGCCGGGGCGATCTTCCTGGTGCTCGCCGTGGCGATGATCCTCGGCGGGCTGCGCGTGGTGGTGGGCTAG
- a CDS encoding ABC transporter substrate-binding protein, with amino-acid sequence MFALHSGWRASARAVVAVAAAAGLALTGACSSADSHSARDKGPMHSVTDVKGRTVEVPQNVTRVFLGGQRQIYTTALLNKANPIDRVVAWPDDLKENDPGTYDVYARAFPQLKDITTTGEVYDGSLSLEQVLDADPDVFVLSAANFDAADEAGIISGLDDAGIPTVTIDYFVDPVKNTVPSITLMGEILGKQAEAKQFTDYYQSKVDLVTSRLEKAHAQPTPTFLWRAPGYFDCCSTFNKSNLAQIVAAAGGQNLGDGMIDSKQGQVSPEALADKDPAVIIATGAAWDPAKTPAKEGTFVPLGYGEPLDKAAQDLKSVVDKQTVVRELKAVKDKRTFAAWHPFYDSPYNFLAIEFFAKAMHPELFADIDPQAEVAQLHEKFLPVPADGTFWTALP; translated from the coding sequence ATGTTTGCTCTTCATAGCGGGTGGCGGGCCTCGGCGCGGGCTGTCGTGGCGGTCGCCGCGGCCGCGGGCCTGGCGTTGACGGGGGCGTGTAGCTCCGCGGATTCGCATTCGGCGCGCGATAAGGGGCCCATGCATTCGGTGACGGATGTCAAGGGCCGGACGGTGGAAGTGCCGCAAAACGTCACCCGAGTATTCCTCGGCGGGCAGCGCCAGATTTACACCACGGCGTTGCTGAATAAGGCCAACCCCATCGACCGGGTGGTGGCCTGGCCGGACGACCTCAAGGAAAATGACCCCGGCACCTATGACGTCTACGCGCGCGCATTTCCGCAGCTCAAAGACATCACCACCACCGGAGAGGTCTACGATGGCTCCCTCTCCCTGGAACAGGTCCTTGACGCCGACCCGGACGTCTTTGTCCTATCCGCGGCCAATTTTGACGCCGCCGACGAGGCCGGAATCATCTCCGGATTGGACGACGCCGGCATTCCCACCGTCACCATCGATTACTTTGTTGACCCGGTGAAAAACACCGTCCCCAGCATCACGCTCATGGGGGAGATCCTGGGCAAACAAGCAGAAGCCAAGCAATTCACCGACTACTACCAGTCCAAGGTGGATCTGGTGACCTCCCGGCTAGAAAAGGCCCACGCCCAGCCCACCCCCACCTTCCTGTGGCGCGCGCCGGGCTACTTTGACTGCTGCTCAACGTTTAACAAGTCCAACCTCGCGCAGATCGTTGCCGCCGCCGGCGGGCAGAACCTGGGCGACGGCATGATCGATAGCAAGCAGGGGCAGGTCAGCCCGGAGGCGCTGGCGGATAAGGATCCCGCGGTGATCATTGCCACCGGCGCGGCGTGGGACCCGGCCAAGACCCCGGCCAAGGAGGGCACCTTTGTCCCGCTGGGCTACGGGGAGCCGCTTGACAAGGCCGCCCAGGATCTTAAGTCCGTGGTGGACAAGCAGACCGTGGTCCGCGAGCTCAAGGCCGTCAAGGACAAGCGCACCTTCGCCGCCTGGCACCCCTTCTACGACTCGCCCTATAACTTCCTGGCCATCGAGTTCTTTGCCAAGGCCATGCACCCGGAGCTCTTTGCAGACATTGACCCCCAGGCGGAGGTGGCGCAGCTGCATGAGAAGTTCCTGCCGGTGCCCGCGGACGGGACGTTCTGGACCGCGCTTCCGTGA
- a CDS encoding sugar O-acetyltransferase — MNFHGLQRMAAGQWHLPWGPEETAERERVARVMARFNALANTDSAQAGALLDELCGCSLSDVSVLAPAHIEYGCHLTLGRGVFINAGVTILNTAPVSIGEGTMLGPNCQLITVGHPVNDVAMRAAGWERGTPVRIGRDCWLGAGVTVLPGVSIGDRVTVGACSVVTRDLPDDCLAVGTPARVVRRLGQQAPQLRREREELPPDAPMDAIYK, encoded by the coding sequence ATGAATTTTCACGGATTGCAGCGCATGGCCGCGGGGCAGTGGCATCTGCCGTGGGGCCCGGAGGAGACCGCTGAGCGCGAGCGGGTGGCGCGGGTGATGGCGCGCTTCAACGCGCTGGCCAACACGGATTCGGCGCAGGCGGGGGCACTCCTCGATGAGCTGTGCGGCTGTTCGCTTAGCGACGTCTCCGTGCTCGCCCCCGCGCACATCGAGTACGGGTGCCACCTCACGCTGGGGCGCGGCGTGTTTATTAATGCGGGGGTGACCATCCTCAATACGGCCCCGGTGAGTATTGGGGAGGGCACGATGCTGGGGCCGAACTGCCAGCTGATTACCGTGGGCCACCCGGTCAATGATGTGGCCATGCGCGCCGCCGGCTGGGAGCGCGGCACCCCGGTGCGCATTGGGCGGGATTGTTGGCTTGGCGCGGGGGTGACGGTGCTGCCCGGGGTGAGCATCGGGGACCGGGTGACGGTGGGGGCGTGTTCGGTGGTCACCAGGGATCTGCCGGATGATTGCCTGGCGGTGGGCACGCCGGCGCGGGTGGTGCGGCGGCTGGGGCAGCAGGCGCCGCAGCTGCGCCGTGAGCGGGAGGAATTACCACCGGACGCCCCTATGGATGCTATATACAAATAG
- a CDS encoding MATE family efflux transporter, with translation MTRSGGYRQVCALSVPIAGVQLAGVALTTTDVAVLQTLGVVVIAGGGLAMQLYNQIRTMCVGMVTACSNLVAEATAAPQIRQRVRASFAVGTATAVGGGGVLMALAGLVFALPVDREVAWVCLAVAGALAPGLVPMMWMNVLRQTAVGMGRPGSLVVVTVASIVVNGALDVGFVALAPTPLWGAVGVGCATSCVQAVTVAAYVAMVRRDATVAPVVQVWPRPGDAPMIRQVVRLGIPVSLTYGSEAALTTVAAVTMGALSPELLAAHTVVNQIAYVVYQVCIGFSHGGSVLVSTALRQGRAAVAGVSRRVLVCVVVYLTVMGVAWVLAGRWVVGVFLAGADAHTVHSAAMLLYFAVAQQYAKGLGNVLVGLLRGVRDTVSGLRATTVGYWVVGVPALVVLGVPVGWGGYGVWAGLVAGFATTAGLLARTYRRRISALPETGLGSEGRLG, from the coding sequence ATGACCCGAAGCGGCGGCTACCGGCAGGTATGCGCGCTGTCCGTGCCGATTGCCGGGGTGCAATTGGCGGGGGTGGCGCTGACCACCACGGACGTGGCGGTCCTCCAGACCTTGGGGGTGGTGGTCATCGCCGGCGGGGGGCTGGCCATGCAGCTGTATAACCAGATTCGCACGATGTGCGTGGGCATGGTCACGGCCTGCTCGAACCTGGTCGCGGAGGCCACCGCGGCGCCGCAGATTCGCCAGCGCGTGCGCGCCTCTTTTGCGGTGGGCACCGCGACGGCCGTGGGTGGGGGAGGGGTACTCATGGCCCTGGCGGGGCTGGTTTTCGCCCTGCCGGTAGACCGCGAGGTGGCGTGGGTGTGCCTGGCGGTTGCGGGGGCACTGGCCCCGGGGCTGGTGCCCATGATGTGGATGAACGTGCTGCGCCAGACGGCGGTGGGGATGGGGCGTCCGGGTTCGCTGGTGGTGGTGACGGTGGCGTCGATAGTGGTCAATGGCGCGCTGGACGTGGGCTTTGTTGCGCTGGCGCCCACGCCGCTGTGGGGCGCGGTGGGGGTGGGGTGTGCCACCAGCTGCGTGCAGGCGGTGACGGTGGCGGCCTACGTGGCCATGGTGCGTCGAGACGCAACGGTGGCGCCGGTGGTGCAGGTGTGGCCCCGGCCTGGCGACGCCCCGATGATCCGGCAGGTGGTGCGGCTGGGCATCCCGGTGTCCCTGACCTACGGCTCGGAGGCGGCGCTGACCACGGTCGCCGCGGTGACCATGGGGGCGCTGAGCCCGGAGCTGCTGGCGGCGCACACCGTGGTCAACCAGATCGCCTACGTGGTCTACCAGGTCTGCATCGGGTTTTCGCACGGCGGTTCGGTGTTGGTGAGCACGGCGCTGCGGCAGGGTCGGGCGGCCGTGGCGGGGGTCTCGCGGCGGGTGTTGGTCTGTGTTGTGGTGTATCTCACGGTGATGGGTGTGGCGTGGGTGCTCGCGGGGCGCTGGGTGGTGGGGGTGTTTCTGGCCGGCGCGGACGCGCACACGGTGCATAGTGCCGCGATGTTGCTCTACTTTGCGGTCGCCCAGCAGTACGCCAAGGGGCTCGGCAACGTGCTGGTGGGGCTGCTGCGCGGGGTGCGCGACACGGTCTCTGGACTGCGGGCGACCACTGTGGGTTATTGGGTTGTTGGGGTGCCCGCGCTGGTGGTGTTGGGGGTGCCGGTGGGGTGGGGCGGATACGGGGTGTGGGCCGGTCTGGTCGCCGGGTTTGCCACCACGGCAGGTTTATTGGCGCGGACGTATCGGCGCCGAATCTCAGCGTTGCCTGAGACCGGTCTGGGAAGTGAAGGCAGACTGGGCTAA